The following coding sequences are from one bacterium SCSIO 12741 window:
- a CDS encoding choice-of-anchor I family protein, which translates to MKRFLFPLKTILSVALLSTAFSMQAQVTYTLQILHASDLEGGVEAIDRAKYFAAIVDTLEGEYSNTVILSAGDNYIPGPFFNAAGDRSVFRDGGVFNNLYNLIYGTSAYNGLREGPGRADISIMNAIGFDASAVGNHEFDGGADMMESIIEEDFRSPAGPASDRWVGAQFPYLSANLDFTGSADLGNLYAGSVLENTEFLSGPAQSQTGSSSFLKLASATYITRGGEKIGVIGATTPRLEIISSPGEVMVKNPGAGMDNMKDMATHIQPWIDSLTNNHGINKIILVTHMQQIQLEEMLAGELKGVDVIIAGGSDAILANPGDRLNPGDMPYKGYPIITKNKDGDDCAIVSTDGEYSYVGRLVAGFDANGKLVPSSIKGAESHPYIADSIEVAKAWGNYSAAFASATAKGNLVDSVTQAVTGVVIAKDGNTFGKTEVFLNGQREYVRTQETNFGNLSADANLWQAQQFDSKVAVSIKNGGGIRAAIGEVNEVAPGVYEYLPPQENPLSGKKEEEVSQLDIENSLRFNNRLSVMDVTANGLKQILEHGVSAWAPGATPGQFCQVGGVAFSFDPSLAGGSRIQSMILYDDKGDVTDTIVKGGNVYGNPNRTIKVVTLNFIAGGGDGYPFPTLGSNRVDLDTAGLPAGSATFTTAGSEQDALAEYLVSEFSSKGYKEEDTDVEEDERIQILSERADGIFGCYVTFEGDYTSVMEDAGAVTIELEYDNSSSTDRTINVNVVNAISTATGSDYTFTTASGIAKAETKGVINLTLTVTEESMAESDELIVLEIEESKDYIVDPGDILYHAFFIRDNDNKGPSASQTIELRPMGSYQGLTSGSTEILDYDQASKRMFVTNASQDRFEILDFSDPMNITKVDSIDISSMGAINSLSVYDGIVAVAIEDASTMNAGKVAFYDVDGKALSNVTVGVLPDMVTFTHDGKKVVAACEGEPNDDYDQDPEGSIAIIDMSAGAANLTQADVTLLDFNAYDAQKDQLIQNGIRIFGPNASVSQDMEPEYVAISEDNSKAYVACQENNALVVVDLTSNSITDIHPLGWKDHTAAGNGLDSDRKSDDINIANAPFRGLYLPDAIAAYSVIGIDYVVTANEGDSRDYDGYSEEERLDPDDYELDETVFPDAEAIYSAYGDIKVTTANGDIDGDGDYDQIYTYGARSFSIWNATTGSLVYDSGDDFEQIISNHPEYSKFFNTSKDGLTIKNRSDDKGPEPEAVILASISGNTYAFVGMERTGGVMVYDITNPQQASFVDVNIMRDTATGDGDLGPEGLVFIPYTNSPNDKNLLVASNEVSSTLSIWEVFDPNQPDAVNENIAENNGLVIYPNPANGQVFIASQEGSIERIELFDLKGRMITSSEVNAVTHTLNLDNVPANVYLLSVHTAEGVKTSRLVIQ; encoded by the coding sequence ATGAAACGATTTCTATTTCCTTTAAAAACCATACTATCGGTTGCCCTGCTTTCAACCGCATTTTCGATGCAGGCGCAGGTAACCTATACCCTACAGATTTTGCACGCCTCCGATTTGGAAGGTGGTGTTGAGGCCATCGACCGGGCCAAGTATTTTGCTGCCATTGTAGATACTTTGGAAGGCGAATACAGCAACACGGTTATTCTTTCTGCCGGTGATAACTACATCCCTGGCCCATTCTTTAACGCTGCCGGTGATCGCTCGGTTTTCCGCGATGGTGGTGTTTTCAACAACCTTTACAACCTGATTTACGGAACCTCCGCATACAATGGCCTACGCGAAGGTCCAGGTAGAGCGGATATTTCCATCATGAATGCCATCGGATTTGATGCTTCAGCAGTAGGTAACCACGAATTTGACGGAGGTGCCGATATGATGGAATCAATTATTGAAGAAGACTTTCGTTCTCCCGCAGGTCCTGCATCTGACCGCTGGGTAGGTGCTCAGTTCCCTTACTTGAGTGCTAACCTGGATTTTACCGGTTCGGCTGACCTGGGCAACTTATATGCTGGTTCTGTTTTGGAAAACACGGAATTCCTGTCAGGTCCTGCTCAATCTCAAACGGGAAGTTCTTCTTTCCTAAAGTTAGCCTCCGCTACCTACATCACCCGTGGTGGTGAAAAAATTGGAGTGATCGGAGCGACTACTCCACGCCTGGAAATCATCTCTTCTCCGGGAGAAGTAATGGTAAAGAACCCAGGAGCTGGAATGGACAACATGAAAGACATGGCTACCCATATCCAACCTTGGATCGATTCTTTGACCAACAACCACGGAATTAATAAAATCATCCTGGTTACCCACATGCAGCAAATCCAATTGGAAGAAATGCTGGCTGGTGAATTGAAGGGTGTTGACGTAATTATCGCTGGTGGATCCGACGCTATTCTGGCTAACCCAGGTGATCGTTTGAATCCTGGTGACATGCCTTATAAAGGATACCCAATCATTACCAAAAACAAAGACGGTGACGATTGCGCCATTGTGAGTACAGATGGAGAATATAGCTACGTAGGACGATTGGTTGCCGGATTTGACGCCAACGGAAAATTGGTTCCTTCCAGTATTAAAGGTGCAGAAAGTCACCCTTACATCGCTGACTCTATAGAAGTAGCAAAAGCATGGGGAAACTACTCCGCCGCATTTGCCTCCGCTACGGCCAAAGGAAACTTGGTTGACTCCGTAACTCAAGCAGTAACCGGAGTAGTAATCGCCAAAGATGGCAACACCTTCGGTAAAACAGAGGTATTCCTAAACGGACAGCGTGAGTACGTAAGAACCCAGGAAACCAACTTTGGTAACCTTTCAGCTGATGCTAACTTATGGCAAGCTCAACAGTTTGATTCTAAAGTAGCCGTATCCATTAAAAACGGTGGTGGTATCCGTGCTGCGATCGGAGAAGTAAACGAAGTTGCTCCTGGAGTATACGAATATCTTCCTCCTCAAGAGAATCCTTTGTCGGGTAAAAAAGAAGAAGAAGTAAGTCAATTGGATATTGAAAACTCCCTTCGCTTCAACAACCGTCTTTCTGTGATGGACGTAACCGCCAACGGATTGAAACAAATTTTGGAACACGGTGTGTCGGCCTGGGCTCCCGGTGCAACTCCCGGGCAATTCTGCCAGGTGGGTGGTGTAGCCTTCAGCTTTGATCCAAGCTTGGCAGGTGGAAGCCGTATTCAGAGTATGATTCTTTATGATGACAAAGGCGACGTTACCGATACCATCGTTAAAGGTGGAAATGTATATGGCAACCCTAACCGTACCATCAAGGTAGTGACCTTGAACTTTATCGCCGGTGGAGGTGATGGTTACCCCTTCCCTACTTTGGGATCTAACCGTGTGGACTTGGATACTGCCGGATTACCAGCAGGTAGCGCAACCTTTACTACAGCTGGTAGCGAACAAGACGCTTTGGCAGAATACCTGGTTTCTGAATTCTCTTCCAAAGGATACAAAGAAGAAGACACCGATGTAGAAGAAGACGAAAGAATTCAAATCCTTTCTGAACGTGCTGACGGAATTTTCGGATGCTACGTAACTTTTGAAGGTGACTACACCAGCGTAATGGAAGATGCAGGAGCAGTAACCATTGAATTAGAATATGACAACAGCAGCTCTACCGATCGCACCATCAACGTGAATGTGGTTAATGCTATCAGCACCGCAACTGGGTCTGATTATACTTTTACTACCGCCAGCGGAATCGCTAAAGCAGAAACCAAGGGTGTAATAAACCTGACCTTGACCGTTACCGAAGAGTCCATGGCTGAAAGTGACGAGTTGATCGTACTTGAAATTGAAGAATCAAAGGACTACATCGTAGATCCAGGTGACATTCTTTACCATGCCTTCTTCATCCGCGACAATGACAACAAAGGTCCAAGTGCTTCTCAAACTATTGAGCTACGTCCAATGGGAAGCTACCAAGGTTTGACCTCAGGTAGTACAGAGATTTTGGATTACGATCAGGCTTCCAAGCGTATGTTCGTAACCAATGCCAGCCAAGATCGCTTTGAAATTCTTGACTTCAGCGATCCGATGAATATCACGAAAGTAGATTCCATTGACATCTCTTCCATGGGAGCGATTAACAGCCTTTCTGTTTATGACGGAATCGTAGCTGTAGCGATCGAAGATGCGAGCACCATGAATGCAGGTAAAGTAGCTTTCTACGATGTAGATGGTAAAGCCCTAAGTAACGTAACTGTAGGTGTTCTTCCGGATATGGTAACCTTTACCCACGACGGTAAAAAAGTAGTAGCCGCTTGTGAAGGTGAGCCTAACGATGATTACGATCAGGATCCGGAAGGAAGCATTGCCATCATCGACATGAGCGCTGGTGCAGCTAACCTTACCCAAGCTGATGTTACGCTACTTGACTTCAACGCTTACGATGCTCAAAAAGATCAGTTGATCCAGAACGGCATCCGGATTTTTGGTCCAAATGCTTCTGTTTCTCAGGACATGGAACCAGAATATGTAGCTATCTCCGAAGACAACAGCAAGGCCTATGTAGCTTGTCAGGAAAACAATGCTTTGGTAGTGGTTGACTTGACCAGCAACAGCATTACCGATATCCATCCATTGGGTTGGAAAGACCACACCGCAGCTGGAAATGGTTTGGATAGCGATCGTAAATCAGACGACATCAACATCGCCAATGCTCCTTTCCGCGGATTGTACCTGCCTGATGCTATTGCAGCCTACTCCGTAATCGGAATTGACTATGTAGTAACTGCCAACGAAGGGGATAGCCGTGACTATGACGGATACAGCGAAGAAGAGCGTTTGGATCCAGACGACTACGAATTGGACGAAACGGTTTTCCCAGATGCCGAAGCTATTTACAGCGCTTATGGAGACATCAAAGTAACTACAGCCAACGGCGATATCGACGGTGATGGAGACTATGATCAAATCTATACTTACGGTGCTCGTTCTTTCTCTATCTGGAATGCAACAACCGGAAGCCTGGTTTATGACAGCGGTGATGACTTTGAGCAAATCATTTCTAACCACCCGGAGTACTCCAAATTCTTCAACACTTCTAAAGACGGATTGACCATCAAAAACAGAAGTGATGATAAAGGACCTGAGCCAGAAGCGGTAATCCTTGCTTCCATCAGCGGTAACACTTACGCCTTTGTTGGAATGGAGCGTACCGGTGGAGTTATGGTTTACGACATTACCAATCCACAGCAAGCCAGCTTTGTGGATGTAAACATTATGCGTGACACGGCTACCGGTGACGGAGACTTAGGTCCAGAAGGATTGGTTTTCATTCCTTACACCAACAGCCCTAACGACAAGAACCTTTTGGTAGCTTCCAACGAAGTAAGCTCTACCCTTTCTATCTGGGAAGTATTTGATCCAAATCAGCCTGATGCGGTGAATGAAAACATCGCTGAGAACAACGGATTGGTAATCTACCCAAACCCGGCTAACGGTCAGGTGTTCATCGCTTCTCAGGAAGGAAGCATTGAGCGTATCGAGTTGTTTGACTTGAAAGGTCGTATGATCACTTCTTCGGAAGTAAACGCTGTGACTCACACTTTGAACCTGGATAACGTTCCTGCTAACGTTTACCTACTTAGTGTACACACTGCAGAGGGAGTTAAAACTTCCCGCCTGGTGATTCAATAA
- a CDS encoding T9SS type A sorting domain-containing protein has protein sequence MKPFRVKALVTILSLFILSSGSAQVPDSVYYKRLFYSCKAWGHIKYYHSEVADGNVIWDNELLDRISGIKNAPDHSSFNDSLYHWLKSPGTMAKGVGTLPHVIDSLNNNLDLSWMQHTYLYPSVREWMDTVRNEFRPRDHVLVNHTGGSQFIQFDTDTLYYESLNTAYPHEEMRLLTLFRYWNIIHYFFPYKHQMDQHWDSTLVEFIPQFVEAKNAEEYHLAIRKLITRIDDSHGFYSHPTFSTWSGTRFPPIFVRYIEKKCVVTQTLPQAGQVKIGDVVTHIDGKKVEDIRDSLRDYVNGSNDDIIERELNTLMLYTNSSNLTVTVENGQGSNQVNLATSWSNRLNLHNQVNGPVWTDTILPSGCHYGIVDMGQLEKTQLSDMYSDLEYTDAIVFDIRNYPNGTLWGLVDFLFGYPIPIATFTQNDMKYPGRMMWRPVTIGQGSGYPYQGKLILLFDERTQSQAEYTCMGLEQHPGAIKIGSTTSGADGNTARIYLPGSGLTAATFLGTYYPDYTPTQRVGIIPDYEVRPTIQGIRNGRDEVMEFALNCQWTQGTSTRDLSWISDEKMGYPNPTRNHFYLNNDKTLSRVQVWNSSGKLMDEFHDMKEYSMVDLGSYLPGLYLVVSEDGTQRVIKE, from the coding sequence ATGAAGCCATTTCGTGTTAAAGCCCTAGTAACTATTCTCAGCCTTTTTATCCTTTCTTCCGGTTCGGCCCAGGTTCCGGATAGTGTTTACTACAAACGATTATTTTACTCCTGCAAAGCTTGGGGACACATCAAATACTACCATTCTGAAGTGGCGGATGGAAATGTGATTTGGGACAATGAGTTACTCGACCGTATTTCTGGTATCAAAAATGCTCCGGACCATTCTTCTTTTAACGACTCTCTATACCATTGGTTAAAATCGCCTGGGACCATGGCTAAGGGCGTAGGTACTTTGCCGCATGTGATCGATTCCCTGAACAACAATTTAGACCTGTCCTGGATGCAGCACACCTACCTCTATCCATCGGTGAGGGAATGGATGGATACCGTTCGAAACGAATTTCGTCCTCGGGATCATGTGTTGGTCAATCACACTGGGGGAAGTCAGTTTATTCAATTTGATACGGATACGCTTTACTATGAGAGCCTAAACACGGCCTACCCTCATGAAGAAATGAGGTTGCTCACCTTGTTCAGGTATTGGAACATTATCCATTATTTCTTTCCCTACAAGCACCAAATGGACCAACATTGGGATAGCACCCTGGTGGAGTTTATTCCTCAATTTGTGGAAGCGAAGAATGCAGAAGAATACCATTTGGCCATTCGTAAATTGATCACCCGGATCGATGATAGCCACGGGTTTTATTCGCATCCTACATTCAGCACCTGGAGTGGAACTCGATTTCCGCCCATATTCGTTCGCTATATAGAAAAGAAATGTGTGGTTACTCAAACCCTTCCTCAAGCCGGACAGGTGAAAATTGGAGATGTGGTGACTCACATTGACGGCAAGAAGGTGGAAGATATTAGAGATAGCCTGCGAGACTATGTTAATGGTTCAAATGATGATATTATCGAACGAGAGCTCAATACCTTGATGCTCTATACCAACAGTTCGAACTTGACGGTGACGGTTGAAAATGGCCAGGGATCAAATCAGGTTAACCTGGCGACCTCCTGGAGCAACCGTCTCAACCTACATAATCAGGTGAATGGTCCGGTGTGGACGGATACTATCTTGCCTTCTGGTTGTCACTATGGAATCGTTGATATGGGACAATTGGAAAAGACGCAGTTGTCTGATATGTATAGTGATTTGGAATATACGGATGCCATCGTTTTTGATATTCGAAACTATCCGAATGGAACCCTTTGGGGATTGGTTGATTTCCTATTCGGCTATCCGATACCCATTGCCACATTTACCCAAAATGACATGAAGTATCCCGGTAGAATGATGTGGAGACCTGTAACGATTGGTCAGGGGAGTGGTTACCCTTATCAGGGAAAGTTGATCCTACTCTTTGATGAGCGTACCCAAAGCCAGGCGGAATACACCTGTATGGGCTTGGAGCAACACCCTGGCGCCATAAAGATTGGAAGTACAACCTCTGGGGCGGATGGAAACACGGCCCGAATTTATTTGCCTGGCTCAGGACTGACTGCTGCCACCTTTTTAGGTACCTATTACCCAGACTATACGCCCACCCAAAGAGTAGGAATTATTCCCGACTACGAGGTACGTCCCACCATTCAAGGGATAAGAAATGGCCGCGATGAGGTGATGGAATTTGCTTTGAATTGTCAGTGGACTCAAGGTACAAGTACGAGAGATTTATCATGGATCTCAGATGAAAAAATGGGTTATCCGAATCCTACGCGGAATCATTTTTACCTCAACAACGACAAAACGTTGAGTCGGGTGCAGGTTTGGAATTCATCAGGAAAACTAATGGATGAATTTCACGATATGAAGGAATATAGCATGGTGGATTTAGGCAGTTACCTTCCAGGTCTTTACCTGGTGGTGAGTGAGGACGGTACGCAAAGGGTTATTAAGGAGTAG
- a CDS encoding class I SAM-dependent methyltransferase → MNKNLIRQSKYFLYKSGILKHLPGDRINFLGHLSELSDWISKHRDLEFTDFPAKKFEYDRRYKLFEFLIEKEIKDQPVDYFEFGVARGNSFRWWVDHLKNPESRFYGFDTFTGLPEDWGPFKKGDMSNGNEPPKIDDNRHEFFQGVFQDTLLNFLKNYDSGKRKVIHLDADLYSSTLFVLTSIYPYLNKGDILMFDEFNVPMHEYKAFTEWVNSYYVDYKVLGQVNNYYQVAMKLV, encoded by the coding sequence ATGAATAAAAACCTAATCCGTCAATCCAAATATTTCCTGTATAAATCAGGGATTCTCAAGCACCTACCTGGTGATCGAATTAACTTCTTGGGACACTTGTCGGAGCTTTCGGATTGGATTTCAAAACACCGTGATCTGGAGTTTACCGATTTTCCCGCCAAAAAATTTGAATACGACCGTCGATACAAGCTCTTTGAATTTCTAATTGAAAAGGAGATAAAGGATCAACCGGTGGACTATTTTGAATTTGGTGTGGCCCGTGGTAACTCATTTCGGTGGTGGGTAGATCACTTGAAAAATCCCGAGTCTCGCTTCTATGGATTTGACACCTTTACTGGATTACCAGAAGATTGGGGGCCCTTTAAAAAAGGGGACATGTCCAATGGAAATGAACCTCCAAAAATTGACGATAACCGTCACGAGTTTTTTCAAGGCGTTTTTCAAGATACCTTGCTAAACTTCTTAAAAAATTACGATTCTGGAAAGCGTAAGGTCATTCATCTTGACGCTGACCTGTACTCCTCTACCCTATTTGTACTAACGTCCATCTATCCCTACCTCAACAAAGGCGACATCCTCATGTTTGACGAATTCAACGTTCCTATGCACGAGTATAAAGCCTTTACCGAATGGGTAAACTCCTACTATGTGGACTACAAAGTGCTGGGGCAGGTCAATAACTATTACCAGGTAGCAATGAAACTGGTGTAA
- a CDS encoding tail fiber domain-containing protein, which translates to MRIFKSSLITLLILGLNISLLAQTPSGINYQAVARDGSGNLLTNSSITVKAVIATGGTGSNVEYTETHQVTTSDYGLFTIVIGQGSTSDNFGALQWGAKKHHLKIELNAGNGFVNMGSVAFEAVPYALMARDVENIPTLSINDLSDVSTSGASNGMVLGWDGTTWKPVTGSGGGTNYVGGNGITITGNTIAADASNSMWNANQLQGNSVANSTPANGQVLKWNGSSWSPSADNTGGSYAAGTGLTLSGTTFSANTGTALWNASQLQGNNLANTSPSNGQVLKWNGSAWAPSADNTGSYTAGTGLTLTGTAFSANTGTALWNANKIQGNNVATTAPANGEVLQWNGTNWAPESISSKVWKEIGTTYAHTTYRIGIGVDSARGAFEIEDTIVGTGNANFATAILTSTGSTSNQATTHGLWITKVGRGAFNNIGIRSSVSGSATTLYNGSGAVGGFFLAQTTAGQNNFGMRASAGEDASTRNYGVYSHSRGNGQFNMGVFALADKKHNSTTKTNYGIFAWADSARTNYAGYFDGNVTYTGTLSSASDARLKTNILPLESALTRIENVEVATYEYSQEGMAGKMNLPEGKQIGFIAQNLEKSFPELVDVQRHAVGVQALDENPETLEYKAVNYIGMIPVLTKAIQEQQDYIEKLEQRIEQLETQMNNHGK; encoded by the coding sequence ATGCGAATTTTTAAATCTTCATTAATCACCTTACTAATCTTGGGCTTGAATATTTCTCTTCTGGCTCAAACTCCTTCGGGAATCAATTACCAAGCCGTAGCTCGAGACGGTTCTGGCAACCTTCTTACCAATTCATCTATCACCGTTAAAGCGGTTATTGCCACAGGTGGAACGGGTTCGAACGTGGAGTACACGGAAACCCATCAAGTAACCACCAGCGATTACGGACTATTTACCATCGTTATTGGGCAGGGATCTACCTCCGATAACTTTGGAGCACTACAATGGGGTGCCAAAAAACACCACCTAAAAATCGAACTGAATGCCGGAAACGGATTTGTGAATATGGGTAGCGTAGCTTTCGAGGCTGTCCCTTATGCCTTGATGGCCAGAGACGTTGAGAATATCCCTACCCTCTCCATCAACGACCTTTCAGATGTAAGCACCAGCGGTGCCAGCAACGGAATGGTGCTCGGTTGGGACGGTACTACCTGGAAGCCGGTGACTGGCTCTGGTGGTGGAACCAATTACGTAGGTGGTAATGGAATTACCATCACCGGAAATACCATTGCGGCAGATGCCAGTAACTCCATGTGGAATGCCAATCAATTGCAAGGCAACAGCGTAGCCAACTCTACTCCGGCCAACGGGCAGGTGCTAAAATGGAACGGTTCCTCCTGGTCTCCATCTGCTGATAACACGGGAGGATCTTATGCGGCTGGTACAGGTCTTACTCTTTCGGGAACTACTTTTTCCGCCAATACGGGTACCGCACTTTGGAACGCCAGTCAATTGCAAGGAAACAACTTGGCGAATACTTCTCCAAGCAACGGTCAAGTATTGAAGTGGAACGGTTCGGCCTGGGCTCCATCCGCCGATAATACGGGAAGCTATACAGCTGGAACTGGACTTACTTTAACCGGTACTGCTTTCTCGGCAAATACCGGAACAGCGCTATGGAACGCCAACAAAATTCAAGGTAACAATGTGGCAACTACCGCTCCGGCAAACGGAGAAGTACTGCAGTGGAATGGTACCAACTGGGCACCAGAGTCGATCAGCAGCAAGGTTTGGAAAGAAATTGGAACGACTTACGCTCACACTACCTACCGTATTGGAATTGGTGTTGATTCAGCCCGTGGTGCATTCGAAATTGAAGACACCATTGTAGGAACTGGAAATGCCAATTTTGCCACCGCTATTTTGACCTCCACTGGCTCTACCAGTAACCAGGCTACTACACATGGTCTTTGGATTACTAAAGTAGGACGTGGTGCATTTAACAACATCGGTATTCGGAGTTCCGTTAGCGGAAGCGCCACTACCCTATACAACGGAAGTGGAGCTGTAGGTGGATTCTTCCTGGCTCAAACCACAGCGGGTCAAAACAACTTTGGTATGAGAGCTTCAGCCGGTGAAGATGCCAGCACTCGTAACTACGGGGTTTATTCTCATAGCCGCGGTAACGGACAATTCAACATGGGTGTGTTTGCCTTGGCAGACAAAAAACACAACTCCACCACCAAAACCAACTACGGGATCTTTGCCTGGGCAGATAGTGCCCGAACCAATTATGCCGGATACTTTGACGGAAACGTAACCTATACAGGAACTCTTTCTTCTGCTTCCGACGCACGGTTAAAAACGAATATTCTTCCTCTCGAAAGCGCCTTGACACGTATCGAAAATGTGGAAGTAGCTACCTACGAATACAGCCAGGAAGGAATGGCCGGTAAAATGAACTTGCCCGAAGGAAAGCAAATTGGATTTATTGCTCAAAACCTGGAAAAGTCTTTTCCTGAATTAGTGGATGTTCAACGTCACGCTGTAGGTGTACAAGCCTTGGATGAAAATCCGGAAACGCTCGAATACAAAGCCGTAAACTACATTGGAATGATCCCTGTGTTGACCAAGGCTATTCAAGAGCAGCAGGACTACATCGAAAAGCTGGAGCAACGTATTGAGCAATTGGAAACTCAAATGAACAACCATGGTAAGTAA
- a CDS encoding leucine-rich repeat domain-containing protein: MSLYDTGLRSLYVSQKQNHLLKLVISDNPVQFDDWDPAMFPSLDYLDVSYNYYLDWLFWEKLSALTSLRFFVAEGAAITEIPSSIAELPHLIEISLLGNRIHELPDEFYLLRLRLVNLEFNPLERTHQVRLEEVFGNRILY, from the coding sequence GTGAGTCTTTATGATACTGGCCTGCGTTCTCTTTATGTTTCACAAAAGCAGAACCATCTGCTTAAACTCGTTATCAGTGACAATCCGGTTCAATTTGATGATTGGGACCCTGCTATGTTTCCCAGTCTGGACTATTTGGATGTGAGCTACAATTATTACCTGGATTGGCTCTTTTGGGAGAAGTTATCTGCGCTCACTTCCTTGCGATTTTTTGTGGCCGAGGGTGCCGCGATTACTGAGATCCCCAGCTCCATTGCTGAGTTGCCCCACTTAATCGAGATTTCCCTTTTGGGCAATCGTATCCATGAACTACCGGATGAGTTTTACTTACTTCGATTGCGCCTGGTCAACTTGGAGTTTAACCCGCTTGAGAGAACACATCAAGTTCGGCTCGAAGAAGTTTTTGGCAATCGAATCTTGTATTAA
- a CDS encoding T9SS type A sorting domain-containing protein, which translates to MVSKYFILAWGALLCTFSVQGQTLERTVIGSAGTTQKAGNLEISSTVGETAVVMQTTPTLIITQGFQQPQKLKNDSSSGPDGINEEQLAQLQLYPNPSHEAIHLVGELTGEYQLRVVDARGKLVLDRSVNLTPQEKFTLPVSDWAVGQYHLQLVGKAPEDLYDFRVIKQ; encoded by the coding sequence ATGGTAAGTAAGTATTTTATCCTCGCCTGGGGAGCTCTGCTTTGTACCTTTTCGGTTCAGGGACAAACCCTGGAGAGAACCGTTATAGGCTCAGCTGGGACCACCCAAAAAGCAGGTAATCTGGAAATCTCCTCTACCGTGGGAGAGACGGCAGTGGTTATGCAAACCACCCCTACCCTGATTATCACCCAAGGTTTTCAGCAACCCCAAAAGTTGAAAAACGATAGTTCATCCGGACCGGATGGGATCAACGAGGAACAATTGGCCCAGCTTCAATTGTATCCAAACCCCTCCCACGAGGCCATTCATCTCGTGGGTGAATTAACGGGTGAATATCAATTACGTGTGGTGGATGCCCGTGGAAAATTGGTTTTGGATCGCTCAGTTAATCTGACTCCCCAGGAAAAGTTTACACTTCCCGTATCCGATTGGGCTGTTGGGCAATACCACCTTCAATTGGTTGGCAAGGCTCCGGAAGACTTATATGACTTTAGGGTAATCAAACAATAG
- a CDS encoding leucine-rich repeat domain-containing protein, with protein sequence MNSPFPYPSSFFRLYPLSEKFNKNTPPILVLVFVLVLTQVLLLPSSLPAQRRLKYADLVDKIVVTDLEMAKKYPNKVKKLDLSGQHFAKIPDEVFFFRNLEVLRMDSVGLQEVNWIKGKLRKLVRLELNGNELTEFKIPKRQLSHLQELYLDDNQLTTFPQFDNPYMTLKVLSLRKNNISQIPLNYTELKNLRFLNLDSNPLDRAEDAFSLSLGFNE encoded by the coding sequence GTGAATTCACCCTTCCCATATCCATCATCCTTCTTTCGGTTATACCCACTCAGCGAGAAATTCAACAAAAACACCCCACCGATCCTCGTTCTCGTCTTCGTTCTCGTTCTCACACAGGTGCTCCTACTCCCATCCTCTCTTCCCGCTCAAAGAAGGTTGAAGTATGCAGATCTAGTTGACAAGATCGTGGTTACGGATTTGGAGATGGCCAAGAAATACCCCAACAAGGTGAAGAAACTCGATCTCTCCGGTCAGCATTTTGCAAAGATTCCTGATGAGGTCTTCTTTTTCCGAAACCTCGAAGTGCTTCGTATGGATAGTGTGGGATTACAAGAGGTGAATTGGATCAAGGGAAAGCTGAGAAAATTGGTGCGCTTGGAGTTGAACGGAAATGAACTTACCGAATTCAAAATTCCAAAGCGACAGTTGTCCCATCTTCAGGAATTGTATCTCGATGACAATCAATTGACGACTTTTCCCCAGTTTGACAATCCTTACATGACCTTAAAGGTTTTGTCGCTTAGAAAAAACAACATTTCCCAAATCCCTTTAAACTATACAGAGCTCAAGAATTTACGGTTCCTCAATCTGGATTCCAATCCCTTGGATAGGGCTGAGGATGCCTTCTCCTTATCCCTTGGCTTCAACGAGTGA